The Atribacteraceae bacterium nucleotide sequence CTGCTCCCCGGAAGGCAACGAGGAAAATGATCGCGCCAAGAAAAAGGCAGATCAAAAACATGGAGGCCCCAAACAGGATAAACCAGGATTTCTGAATCAGATATTTTCTCCGAATTTCGGTCGTCATCTATCTTACCCGGCTGTGGTATTTGTAGACTATCCGCTCAACAAGCATATTCAAGAACAAAGTGACCAGGAATAAAATCACGGCAATCAAAAACAATACCTGGTAGTGGAGTCCTCCAAAGGGAGCTTCAGCCATTTCCGCGGCGATCGTGGCTGTCATCGCTCGCACCGGTTGAAATAGGGATGTGGGAATGACCGGGGATCCGCCGGCGACCATGAGAACGGTCATCGTTTCACCGATTATCCGTCCAGCCCCAAGAATAATCGAAGCGCTTATCCCAGAAAAAGCAGCAGGAAGAAGGACGTGACGGATGGTCTCCCAATGGGTCGCCCCCAAGGCAATGGATGCTTCGCGGTAATCACGGGGTACCGAGGTAATCGCGTCCTCGGCGACACTGACAATTGCCGGCATCGCCATGACTCCCAATATAACAGAAGCGGTAAAGGCGGTCAAACCGGTCGGAAGAGAGAAAACCTCCCGGATCATGGGGCCTAGAATAACAATACCAAAAAGCCCATAAACGACTGAAGGAATTCCGGCCAGCATTTCGATGACCGGCTTCAGAATCTCGCGTAATCGGGGCGAACATATTTCTCCAAGAAATATCGCGGAAAAGATGCCCAGCGGGACCGCAAAAGCCAAGGATCCGAGGGTAATCATCAGGGTTCCGGTAAAGAGGGGAAGAGCCCCAAATCGTGGAGGGGTAAAGGTGGGAAGCCACCGTTGCCCAAAAAGAAATTCAGAAAGGCTGACCTCGCGAAACGCCGGTAAGCCTTCCATAAAAAGAACCAGAATGATTCCGATCAGAAATAACAGTGACGAACAGGCAACGAAGAACAGAATTATCTCCGCTTGTTCCCACTTCCTGATTTTTATAATCATCACCTCCCAGGACGGTTTTTATTAAAGCAATTTTCCTGGGTAAAATCAACCGATCTGGCACTGTGTAAAAATTGTTTAATAGTATTCTTCTTTGCCGGCAACACTCCGGTAAGAAGAGTCGCAATTTCTTTATCCCTCATCCCGGATTCAAGGAGCCGGTAAAGGAGTTCTTCTTCTGG carries:
- the pstC gene encoding phosphate ABC transporter permease subunit PstC, which produces MIIKIRKWEQAEIILFFVACSSLLFLIGIILVLFMEGLPAFREVSLSEFLFGQRWLPTFTPPRFGALPLFTGTLMITLGSLAFAVPLGIFSAIFLGEICSPRLREILKPVIEMLAGIPSVVYGLFGIVILGPMIREVFSLPTGLTAFTASVILGVMAMPAIVSVAEDAITSVPRDYREASIALGATHWETIRHVLLPAAFSGISASIILGAGRIIGETMTVLMVAGGSPVIPTSLFQPVRAMTATIAAEMAEAPFGGLHYQVLFLIAVILFLVTLFLNMLVERIVYKYHSRVR